A region from the Alkalinema sp. FACHB-956 genome encodes:
- a CDS encoding universal stress protein — MFKKILVALDGSSAGASIFQTALSLAQCNVAELLLLHVLSGNEEGSPILVPPGVDPQYWSPGSDSTIELWRREWETYAGAKLEQLRSFATTANQANIATEIRQLPGNPGRVICELAQSWGADLILIGSRGHSGLKELLLGSVSHYVLHHAPCSVLTLKLES; from the coding sequence ATGTTTAAGAAAATCCTAGTTGCCCTGGATGGCTCATCGGCTGGAGCATCCATTTTTCAAACTGCCCTGTCTCTGGCACAGTGCAACGTAGCGGAATTACTGTTACTGCATGTATTGTCGGGGAACGAAGAAGGCAGTCCCATCCTGGTACCTCCTGGGGTAGACCCGCAATACTGGTCACCGGGCAGCGACTCCACGATCGAACTCTGGCGACGGGAATGGGAAACCTACGCAGGCGCGAAACTGGAACAACTGCGATCGTTTGCCACCACCGCCAACCAAGCCAATATAGCCACCGAAATCCGCCAACTACCTGGCAACCCTGGGCGGGTCATTTGTGAGTTGGCCCAGTCGTGGGGCGCGGATTTAATTCTGATCGGCAGTCGGGGCCATTCCGGCCTCAAAGAACTGCTGCTAGGCAGTGTGAGTCATTACGTTCTGCACCATGCCCCCTGTTCTGTACTCACCCTCAAACTTGAGTCTTAG